In Streptomyces chartreusis, the following proteins share a genomic window:
- a CDS encoding RNA polymerase sigma factor, translating to MESTGGTSAPPPADAEVHRRLVYGDESALAEVYAAYGGLVRRVAVRVTRSPAAAEDVAQEVFAHLWSRPYTFDASRGSLRTWLSLLAHRRAVDWVRGEARHRKDAGADDSALQAIPDAGPGPDETVVDRERSLLLHTALAELPQPQREVVHLAYFAGRTYRQAAVELGIPEGTAKTRLRSALRSLAETLADPPDPALERGA from the coding sequence GTGGAGTCCACGGGCGGTACCTCCGCACCGCCGCCTGCCGACGCGGAGGTGCACCGGCGGCTGGTGTACGGTGACGAGTCCGCGCTGGCCGAGGTGTACGCGGCGTACGGCGGGCTGGTGCGCCGGGTCGCCGTGCGCGTGACACGCTCCCCGGCCGCCGCCGAGGACGTGGCGCAGGAGGTCTTCGCCCACCTGTGGAGCCGGCCCTACACCTTCGACGCGAGCCGTGGCTCGCTGCGCACCTGGCTGTCCCTGCTCGCCCACCGGCGGGCCGTGGACTGGGTGCGCGGCGAGGCCCGGCACCGCAAGGACGCGGGCGCCGACGACTCCGCCCTCCAGGCGATCCCCGACGCCGGGCCCGGCCCCGACGAGACGGTCGTCGACCGCGAGCGCTCCCTGCTGCTGCACACCGCCCTCGCCGAACTCCCGCAGCCGCAGCGCGAGGTCGTGCACCTCGCCTACTTCGCCGGCCGCACCTACCGCCAGGCCGCCGTCGAGCTGGGCATACCCGAGGGCACCGCCAAGACCCGGCTGCGCAGCGCCCTGCGCTCCTTGGCGGAAACTTTGGCCGACCCGCCCGACCCCGCGCTCGAAAGGGGCGCATGA
- a CDS encoding DsbA family oxidoreductase: MRVEIWSDIACPWCYVGKARFEKALEAFPHRDQVEVVHRSFELDPGRAKGDTQPVITMLTKKYGMSAAQAQAGEENLGAQAAAEGLAYRTEGRDHGNTFDMHRLLHFAKEQGRQDELIQGLYKANFAEERSVFSEGDERLVELAAAAGLDADDARKVLADPDAYADDVRADEREAAELGANGVPFFVLDRKYGVSGAQPAEVFQQALTQAWGERSPLRLIDQGDADACGPDGCAVPQN, encoded by the coding sequence ATGCGCGTCGAGATCTGGAGCGACATCGCCTGCCCCTGGTGCTACGTGGGCAAGGCCCGCTTCGAGAAGGCGCTCGAAGCCTTCCCGCACCGCGACCAGGTCGAGGTCGTGCACCGCTCCTTCGAGCTGGACCCCGGGCGCGCCAAGGGCGACACCCAGCCGGTGATCACCATGCTCACCAAGAAGTACGGCATGAGCGCCGCGCAGGCACAGGCCGGCGAGGAGAACCTCGGCGCGCAGGCCGCCGCGGAGGGCCTCGCCTACCGCACCGAGGGCCGCGACCACGGCAACACCTTCGACATGCACCGGCTGCTGCACTTCGCCAAGGAGCAGGGCCGCCAGGACGAGCTGATCCAGGGCCTGTACAAGGCGAACTTCGCCGAGGAGCGGTCCGTCTTCTCCGAGGGCGACGAGCGGCTCGTGGAGCTGGCCGCGGCCGCCGGACTCGACGCCGACGACGCCCGCAAGGTCCTCGCCGACCCGGACGCCTACGCCGACGACGTCCGCGCCGACGAGCGCGAGGCCGCCGAGCTCGGCGCGAACGGCGTGCCCTTCTTCGTCCTCGACCGCAAGTACGGCGTCTCCGGCGCCCAGCCCGCCGAGGTCTTCCAGCAGGCCCTGACGCAGGCATGGGGCGAGCGGTCGCCGCTTCGGCTCATCGACCAGGGTGACGCGGACGCGTGCGGCCCCGACGGGTGCGCGGTACCGCAGAACTAA
- a CDS encoding DUF1349 domain-containing protein, giving the protein MDLEIPELPFPLRTYGPDGHWSYEDDGILSGWAGPRQDRFVPPTGEALDAASDAPRLLGAPEGDFQLIARVTVGFAGAFDAGVLYVHVGERAWAKLCLEYSPDVPTVCTVVTRGHSDDANSFTVEGSSVWLRVSRTGRAFSFHASRDGERWTFVRLFTLGDETETGAALVGFMTQSPLGEGCVVTYDHLEFRPYWPKDLRDGS; this is encoded by the coding sequence ATGGACCTGGAAATCCCCGAACTCCCCTTCCCGCTGCGCACCTACGGCCCCGACGGCCACTGGTCCTACGAGGACGACGGCATCCTCTCCGGATGGGCCGGCCCCCGGCAGGACCGTTTCGTGCCGCCCACCGGCGAGGCCCTGGACGCCGCCTCCGACGCACCCCGGCTGCTGGGCGCCCCCGAGGGCGACTTCCAGCTCATCGCCCGCGTCACCGTCGGCTTCGCCGGTGCCTTCGACGCCGGGGTCCTCTACGTCCACGTCGGCGAGCGGGCCTGGGCCAAGCTGTGCCTGGAGTACTCCCCGGACGTGCCCACCGTCTGCACGGTCGTCACGCGGGGCCACTCCGACGACGCCAACTCCTTCACGGTCGAGGGCAGCTCCGTGTGGCTGCGGGTGAGCCGCACCGGCCGCGCCTTCTCCTTCCACGCCTCCCGCGACGGCGAGCGCTGGACCTTCGTCCGGCTGTTCACGCTCGGCGACGAGACGGAGACCGGCGCCGCCCTGGTCGGCTTCATGACGCAGTCGCCGCTGGGGGAGGGGTGCGTGGTGACGTACGACCACCTGGAGTTCAGGCCGTACTGGCCGAAGGACCTGCGAGACGGAAGCTGA
- a CDS encoding maleylpyruvate isomerase family mycothiol-dependent enzyme — protein sequence MTDGHEAVTDLLAAWAFGALDPAEAETVSAHLAGCESCAAEAARLKETVRLLDGPPLTAPTRSPDGVLSLALRTRAPLAHVAAHAAPYAAAVAGLKALLPELAGRWTTPVVHDWDAHATVAHLLAADEHLAGRLGVDARVPPSHIEEGAHWEDAWNRRSADVIAHEHGRTPEETVADWAAQAGQLLGTPEARDAELAARAVTLMGMRLPVADHFLVRGFETWIHTDDLGRALGLAVPLPPPEHLQRLVRLAVRVLGLALGPTAPPVLFSVTGGEEWVLGSADEPVQAELSLDPYDFCLLVGGRYTPQAVPRGTTGDAAAVRNVLERAASLAWL from the coding sequence ATGACCGACGGGCACGAGGCCGTGACTGATCTGCTGGCCGCCTGGGCCTTCGGCGCCCTCGACCCGGCCGAGGCGGAGACGGTGTCGGCGCACCTGGCCGGCTGCGAGAGCTGTGCCGCCGAGGCGGCGAGGCTGAAGGAGACCGTACGGCTGCTCGACGGGCCGCCGCTCACCGCTCCCACCCGGTCGCCCGACGGAGTGCTCTCCCTCGCCCTGCGCACCCGGGCCCCCCTCGCCCACGTCGCCGCGCACGCCGCCCCCTACGCCGCCGCGGTCGCCGGGCTCAAGGCGCTGCTGCCGGAGCTGGCGGGCCGCTGGACCACACCCGTCGTGCACGACTGGGACGCGCACGCCACCGTCGCCCACCTCCTGGCCGCCGACGAGCACCTGGCCGGCCGGCTCGGCGTCGACGCGCGCGTGCCGCCCTCGCACATCGAGGAGGGCGCGCACTGGGAGGACGCCTGGAACCGCCGCAGCGCCGACGTCATCGCGCACGAGCACGGCCGTACGCCCGAGGAGACCGTCGCCGACTGGGCCGCGCAGGCCGGGCAGCTGCTCGGCACGCCCGAGGCGCGGGACGCCGAACTCGCCGCGCGGGCCGTGACCTTGATGGGGATGCGGCTGCCCGTCGCCGACCACTTCCTGGTGCGCGGGTTCGAGACGTGGATCCACACCGACGACCTCGGCCGCGCGCTCGGCCTCGCCGTCCCGCTGCCGCCGCCGGAGCACCTTCAGCGGCTGGTCCGCCTCGCCGTCCGCGTCCTCGGACTGGCCCTGGGACCGACCGCGCCCCCGGTGCTGTTCTCGGTCACCGGGGGCGAGGAGTGGGTGCTGGGTTCCGCGGACGAGCCCGTACAGGCCGAACTCAGCCTCGATCCGTACGACTTCTGCCTGCTGGTCGGCGGACGGTACACGCCGCAGGCGGTGCCGCGGGGAACCACGGGCGACGCGGCCGCCGTACGGAACGTACTGGAGCGGGCCGCGTCGCTTGCGTGGCTGTGA
- the thpD gene encoding ectoine hydroxylase yields MTTAMTGNVTDLYPSRGATEVSTPRQDPVVWGAPGTPGPIPAGDLQSFERDGFLAVDQLIGADEVDVYHRELERLIADPAIRADERSIIEPKSKEIRSVFEVHKLSEVFAALVRDERVVGRARQILGSDVYVHQSRINVKPGFGASGFYWHSDFETWHAEDGLPNMRTVSVSIALTENHDTNGGLMIMPGSHRTFLGCAGATPKDNYKQSLQMQDAGTPSDEALTKMASEYGIKLFTGKAGSATWFDCNCMHGSGDNITPFPRSNVFIVFNSVDNAAVEPFAAPIRRPEFIGARDFTPVK; encoded by the coding sequence ATGACCACCGCCATGACCGGAAACGTCACCGATCTCTACCCCAGCCGCGGCGCCACCGAGGTGTCGACGCCGCGCCAGGACCCCGTCGTATGGGGTGCCCCCGGCACTCCGGGGCCGATCCCGGCCGGCGACCTCCAGTCGTTCGAGCGTGACGGCTTCCTCGCCGTCGACCAGCTGATCGGCGCGGACGAGGTGGACGTGTACCACCGCGAGCTGGAGCGGCTGATCGCCGACCCGGCGATCCGCGCGGACGAGCGGTCGATCATCGAGCCGAAGTCCAAGGAGATCCGGTCCGTCTTCGAGGTGCACAAGCTCAGCGAGGTGTTCGCCGCGCTGGTGCGCGACGAGCGCGTCGTGGGCCGGGCGCGGCAGATCCTCGGTTCGGACGTGTACGTCCACCAGTCGCGGATCAACGTCAAGCCGGGCTTCGGGGCCAGCGGGTTCTACTGGCACTCGGACTTCGAGACCTGGCACGCCGAGGACGGTCTGCCGAACATGCGGACGGTGTCCGTCTCGATCGCGCTGACCGAGAACCACGACACCAACGGCGGGCTGATGATCATGCCCGGCTCGCACCGGACCTTCCTCGGGTGCGCGGGGGCCACTCCGAAGGACAACTACAAGCAGTCCCTCCAGATGCAGGACGCGGGTACGCCGTCGGACGAGGCGCTGACGAAGATGGCCTCCGAGTACGGCATCAAGCTCTTCACGGGCAAGGCCGGTTCGGCGACCTGGTTCGACTGCAACTGCATGCACGGCTCCGGCGACAACATCACGCCGTTCCCGCGCAGCAACGTGTTCATCGTGTTCAACAGCGTGGACAACGCGGCCGTGGAGCCCTTCGCCGCTCCGATCCGGCGTCCGGAGTTCATCGGGGCACGGGACTTCACGCCCGTGAAGTGA
- a CDS encoding GlxA family transcriptional regulator has translation MTQPPAPHRIAVVAPSPVSMFNLAIPEMLFGKVEVDGRPGYEVVICAAEPGPVPTSGGLDLYVRHGLDVVGTADTLLVAGTGEPFEPDGRIVAAVREAAAAGKRIASLCTGAFQLAEAGLLHGRRATTYWAHAEELRRRYPHVDLRGDVLYVQDGPYVTSSGYAAGIDLCLHIVRTDYGAAVANEVARRALVAPVRPGGQTQFTQTPLPPERGNACSDTRGWAMRNLDKPLTLTDLARHAGVSVRTLTRRFHAESGVSPLQWLLHQRIERAKELLETTDLPMDQVARASGLGTADSLRGHLVRRTGLTPSAYRAQFSRLGTGAAGVTSSVA, from the coding sequence ATGACCCAGCCGCCCGCCCCGCACCGCATCGCGGTCGTAGCGCCCTCACCCGTGTCCATGTTCAACCTCGCCATCCCGGAGATGCTGTTCGGCAAGGTCGAGGTCGACGGGCGGCCCGGCTACGAGGTGGTCATCTGCGCGGCCGAGCCCGGACCGGTGCCCACCAGCGGCGGGCTCGACCTGTACGTACGGCACGGACTCGACGTCGTCGGGACCGCGGACACGCTGCTCGTCGCCGGGACCGGGGAGCCCTTCGAGCCGGACGGGCGGATCGTGGCCGCCGTGCGCGAGGCGGCCGCCGCCGGCAAGCGCATCGCCTCCCTGTGCACCGGCGCCTTCCAGCTCGCCGAGGCCGGCCTGCTGCACGGACGCCGGGCCACCACCTACTGGGCGCACGCCGAGGAGCTGCGCCGCCGCTACCCGCACGTCGACCTGCGCGGAGACGTGCTCTACGTCCAGGACGGGCCCTACGTCACCTCCTCCGGCTACGCCGCCGGCATCGACCTGTGCCTGCACATCGTCCGCACCGACTACGGCGCCGCCGTCGCCAACGAGGTCGCCCGGCGCGCCCTGGTCGCCCCCGTACGGCCGGGCGGTCAGACCCAGTTCACCCAGACCCCGCTGCCGCCCGAGCGCGGCAACGCCTGCTCCGACACCCGCGGCTGGGCCATGCGCAACCTCGACAAGCCGCTCACCCTCACCGACCTGGCCCGCCACGCCGGCGTCAGCGTGCGCACCCTCACCCGCCGCTTCCACGCCGAGAGCGGGGTGAGCCCCTTGCAGTGGCTGCTGCACCAGCGCATCGAGCGCGCCAAGGAACTGCTGGAGACCACGGACCTGCCGATGGACCAGGTGGCCCGCGCCAGTGGCCTGGGCACGGCCGACTCGCTGCGCGGGCACCTGGTCCGCCGCACCGGGCTGACGCCGAGCGCCTACCGGGCGCAGTTCAGCCGGCTCGGAACCGGGGCGGCCGGGGTCACGTCCTCCGTTGCATGA
- a CDS encoding MFS transporter, producing the protein MSTNVTRDGKQLPMTHGELKPQSKEPKTPSAALTLTAGLLGFALVCLDASIVNVALPAMGSSLGGGMSGLQWVVDAYTLAFAALMLSTGAFSDRAGATRAYALGAGVFTLASAACGLAPNLPALIGARVVQGVAAAVVLPASLALVRQAYADPARRARAVAVWAAGGSAAVALGPVVGGVLTTAWDWRGIFFVNLPVGALVLALLVRAPRSQRRPAPLDLPGQVTAVVALTALTFAVIEGGTAGWAALAVAVVAAGAFLRIEARRPHPVVPLSLFRNRTVAVTVATGAAVSVAFYSMVFVFSLFFQQVQGRSALQAGLMFLPMTGLIAVTNVVAGKLAGRYGPRLPMAVGQGIAVVGLLVMLFVDTGTPPVVVALLLVPMALGCALTVPPLTAAMMDAVPAERAGLAAGVLNAARQMAGALGIAVFGALISDGFVAGMRLSLVISAALLAVTGLLSFRLAGPSASTA; encoded by the coding sequence ATGTCGACGAACGTGACGCGCGACGGCAAGCAACTCCCCATGACCCATGGTGAGTTGAAGCCGCAGTCCAAGGAACCCAAGACACCCTCCGCCGCTCTCACCCTCACCGCCGGTCTGCTCGGCTTCGCGCTGGTCTGCCTCGACGCGTCCATCGTGAACGTGGCCCTGCCCGCGATGGGCTCCTCCCTCGGCGGCGGGATGTCGGGCCTGCAGTGGGTGGTGGACGCCTACACGCTTGCCTTCGCCGCGCTGATGCTGTCGACCGGGGCGTTCTCCGACCGGGCCGGGGCGACCCGGGCGTACGCGCTGGGCGCCGGTGTCTTCACGCTCGCGTCGGCGGCCTGCGGTCTGGCGCCGAACCTGCCCGCCCTGATCGGGGCGCGGGTCGTGCAGGGTGTCGCGGCGGCCGTGGTGCTGCCGGCCTCACTGGCGCTGGTGCGGCAGGCGTACGCCGATCCGGCGCGCCGGGCGCGTGCGGTGGCCGTGTGGGCAGCCGGGGGTTCGGCGGCGGTGGCGCTCGGGCCGGTGGTGGGCGGTGTGCTGACCACGGCCTGGGACTGGCGCGGGATCTTCTTCGTCAACCTTCCGGTGGGCGCGCTGGTCCTCGCGCTGCTGGTCCGGGCCCCGCGCTCGCAGCGCCGTCCGGCGCCGCTGGACCTGCCGGGCCAGGTGACGGCGGTGGTGGCGCTCACCGCGCTGACGTTCGCGGTGATCGAGGGCGGCACGGCGGGCTGGGCCGCGCTCGCGGTGGCCGTGGTCGCGGCCGGGGCGTTCCTGCGGATCGAGGCGCGCCGGCCGCACCCGGTCGTCCCGCTCAGCCTCTTCCGCAACCGCACCGTCGCGGTGACGGTGGCGACCGGGGCGGCCGTCAGCGTCGCCTTCTACAGCATGGTGTTCGTCTTCTCGCTCTTCTTCCAGCAGGTCCAGGGCCGTTCCGCGCTCCAGGCCGGCCTGATGTTCCTGCCGATGACGGGCCTGATCGCGGTGACGAACGTGGTGGCGGGCAAGCTCGCCGGGCGGTACGGCCCCCGGCTGCCGATGGCGGTGGGGCAGGGCATCGCCGTGGTGGGGCTGCTGGTGATGCTGTTCGTCGACACCGGTACGCCCCCGGTCGTGGTGGCGCTGCTGCTCGTCCCGATGGCGCTGGGCTGCGCGCTGACGGTGCCGCCGCTGACGGCGGCGATGATGGACGCCGTGCCCGCCGAACGGGCGGGCCTCGCGGCGGGCGTCCTCAACGCGGCCCGGCAGATGGCCGGGGCGCTGGGCATCGCCGTCTTCGGGGCGCTGATCTCCGACGGCTTCGTGGCCGGGATGCGGCTGAGCCTGGTGATCAGCGCGGCGCTGCTCGCGGTGACGGGCCTGCTCAGCTTCCGTCTCGCAGGTCCTTCGGCCAGTACGGCCTGA
- a CDS encoding aminotransferase class V-fold PLP-dependent enzyme has product METFESLVRTEFAPKNTYLNTASTGLLPARTVAAMHTAVEAAAAGRPTDMFSDVEASRACFARLVSVPERRVAAGASVAVYSGLIAASLPEGAEVLTAEGDFSSVVNPFHVRPGLKVRTVPLEGIAESVRPGTALIAVSAAQSADGRVADLPAIRDAAREHGARTYIDASQASGWLDFDADAYDYSASVAFKWLVCPRGVAFLVVPEDLGGLSPLFAGWVAGERPWDACYGPIAELAHSARRFDESPALFSYAGARRSLELLEELGVDAVRAHDLALADRFRAGLASLGHEPVPAPGSPIVSVPGLGSRQEGLSGAGVEVSDRAGNLRAAFHLYNTPDDVDRLLDVLSA; this is encoded by the coding sequence ATGGAGACCTTCGAGAGCCTCGTCCGCACCGAGTTCGCGCCGAAGAACACCTACCTGAACACGGCAAGCACCGGCCTGCTGCCCGCCCGTACCGTCGCCGCCATGCACACCGCCGTCGAGGCCGCGGCGGCCGGACGGCCGACCGACATGTTCTCGGACGTCGAGGCGAGCCGCGCCTGCTTCGCACGGCTCGTCTCGGTGCCCGAGCGCCGGGTGGCGGCCGGGGCCTCCGTCGCCGTCTACAGCGGCCTGATCGCCGCCTCCCTCCCGGAGGGCGCCGAAGTCCTCACCGCCGAGGGCGACTTCAGCTCGGTCGTGAACCCCTTCCACGTCCGCCCCGGCCTCAAGGTGCGCACCGTGCCGCTGGAGGGGATCGCCGAGTCCGTGCGGCCCGGCACCGCCCTGATCGCGGTGAGCGCCGCCCAGTCCGCCGACGGCCGGGTGGCCGACCTGCCCGCGATCCGGGATGCGGCGCGCGAGCACGGGGCGCGTACGTACATCGACGCGTCCCAGGCGAGCGGATGGCTGGACTTCGACGCGGACGCCTACGACTACTCCGCCTCCGTCGCCTTCAAGTGGCTCGTCTGCCCGCGGGGCGTGGCCTTCCTGGTCGTCCCGGAGGACCTCGGCGGGCTCAGCCCGCTGTTCGCCGGCTGGGTGGCCGGGGAGCGCCCCTGGGACGCGTGCTACGGCCCCATCGCCGAACTCGCCCACTCCGCACGGCGGTTCGACGAGAGCCCCGCACTCTTCTCCTACGCCGGCGCCCGCCGCTCCCTGGAACTGCTGGAGGAACTCGGCGTGGACGCCGTGCGCGCCCACGACCTCGCCCTCGCCGACCGCTTCCGCGCGGGCCTGGCCTCGCTCGGCCACGAGCCCGTCCCCGCACCCGGCTCGCCGATCGTCTCCGTGCCCGGACTCGGCAGCCGCCAGGAGGGGTTGAGCGGCGCCGGAGTGGAGGTCTCCGATCGCGCGGGCAACCTGCGCGCGGCCTTCCACCTCTACAACACGCCCGACGATGTCGACCGCCTCCTCGACGTCCTCTCCGCCTGA
- a CDS encoding ectoine synthase — translation MIVRSFKDIEGTDRHVKSASGTWESKRIVLAKEKVGFSLHETILYAGTETSMWYANHIEAVVCVEGEAELTDHETGLTHVITPGTMYLLDGHERHTLRVKEDFRCICVFNPPVTGREDHDENGVYPLLTEPEEV, via the coding sequence GTGATCGTCCGTTCGTTCAAGGACATCGAAGGCACCGACCGCCATGTGAAATCGGCGTCCGGCACCTGGGAGAGCAAGCGCATCGTCCTCGCGAAGGAGAAGGTCGGCTTCTCGCTGCACGAGACGATCCTGTACGCGGGTACGGAGACGTCGATGTGGTACGCGAACCACATCGAGGCCGTCGTCTGCGTCGAGGGCGAGGCCGAGCTGACCGACCACGAGACCGGGCTGACGCACGTCATCACGCCCGGGACCATGTACCTCCTGGACGGCCACGAGAGGCACACGCTGCGGGTGAAGGAGGACTTCCGCTGCATCTGTGTCTTCAACCCGCCCGTGACCGGCCGCGAGGACCACGACGAGAACGGGGTGTACCCGCTGCTCACCGAGCCCGAGGAGGTGTGA
- a CDS encoding sensor histidine kinase, with protein sequence MDVSQTPRTDRPLRSRLLAASPWPRKRIVGESVLALVLAGMAGLFDDQPGFSAWTVVVALAAAVLSLARRSLPATVLLVASAMSGVVAGAVPLLVCASWSAGSRIMRPSRALAAYAAGFVLYAAVGIAKAPDGEVQFSPLVIGSLAAGSFVALVIVPGLASRYRAQRHALLDALRRHNAQLVREQAMVARQARLLERQRIAQDMHDSLGHQLALIAVHAGALEVDPELGDRHREGVGILREASRTAMRELREAVGILRDDLGEAAGQRPDPADAEHPPARVAAAVDGLVESSRAAGAAVELHRSGNVRPLAPAADHAAYRIAQEALTNAHKHAPGAPITVALRYEPDSLVVEVANGPVPDGAPASPPAVSGGQGLAGLRERARLVGGMVHTGPTPDGGFRLAGVLPYGGGETLPGPKGATSVAAGDDFRGQPFEGAAGDGGAVIDRSDPQGEFAAIMSSKKKVALGCVVTAVVLVAGVVALGAWGLKALWDEMESGTISADVYDSAKIGDAEADVKAELPEGSSLLTDGQEKQGPPLPEGAKCRHYLDLDEDIVYRFCFRDGKLVAKESFKDKL encoded by the coding sequence GTGGACGTAAGCCAGACACCCCGCACCGACCGGCCGCTCCGCTCCCGGCTCCTCGCCGCCTCCCCCTGGCCCCGCAAACGGATCGTCGGGGAGAGCGTGCTCGCCCTCGTGCTCGCCGGGATGGCGGGCCTCTTCGACGACCAGCCCGGATTCAGCGCGTGGACCGTCGTCGTGGCCCTCGCGGCTGCCGTACTGTCGCTGGCCCGCCGCTCGCTGCCGGCGACGGTGCTGCTCGTCGCGTCGGCCATGTCCGGGGTGGTGGCGGGCGCCGTACCGCTGCTGGTGTGCGCGAGCTGGTCGGCGGGCAGCCGGATCATGCGCCCCTCGCGCGCGCTGGCCGCGTACGCCGCCGGGTTCGTGCTGTACGCCGCCGTCGGCATCGCCAAGGCGCCCGACGGGGAGGTCCAGTTCTCACCGCTCGTCATCGGCTCACTGGCGGCGGGCTCCTTCGTGGCGCTGGTGATCGTGCCCGGGCTGGCCTCCCGCTATCGCGCGCAGCGCCACGCGCTGCTCGACGCGCTGCGGCGGCACAACGCCCAACTGGTGCGCGAGCAGGCGATGGTGGCACGGCAGGCCCGGCTCCTGGAGCGCCAGCGCATCGCCCAGGACATGCACGACAGCCTCGGTCACCAGCTCGCCCTGATCGCGGTGCACGCCGGAGCGCTGGAGGTGGACCCGGAGCTGGGCGACCGGCACCGCGAAGGGGTGGGCATCCTGCGCGAGGCGTCCCGGACGGCGATGCGGGAGCTGCGCGAGGCGGTGGGCATCCTGCGGGACGACCTCGGTGAGGCGGCCGGGCAGCGGCCGGACCCGGCGGACGCCGAGCACCCGCCGGCCCGGGTGGCGGCCGCAGTCGACGGCCTGGTCGAGTCGTCGCGGGCGGCGGGCGCGGCCGTGGAGCTGCACCGTTCCGGGAACGTACGGCCCCTCGCGCCGGCCGCCGACCACGCGGCGTACCGCATCGCCCAGGAGGCGCTGACCAACGCGCACAAGCACGCGCCGGGTGCCCCGATCACGGTGGCGCTGCGCTATGAACCGGACAGTCTGGTCGTCGAGGTGGCCAACGGGCCGGTGCCGGACGGGGCGCCCGCGTCCCCGCCCGCGGTGAGCGGCGGCCAGGGCCTGGCGGGTCTGCGGGAGCGGGCCCGGCTGGTCGGCGGCATGGTGCACACGGGTCCCACGCCCGACGGCGGTTTCCGGCTCGCCGGGGTGCTGCCCTACGGCGGCGGCGAGACCCTGCCCGGCCCGAAGGGCGCGACCTCCGTCGCGGCGGGCGACGACTTTCGGGGGCAGCCCTTCGAGGGTGCGGCGGGCGACGGTGGAGCGGTCATCGACCGTTCCGATCCGCAAGGGGAGTTCGCCGCCATCATGAGCAGCAAGAAGAAGGTCGCCCTCGGCTGTGTCGTCACCGCCGTCGTCCTGGTCGCGGGCGTCGTCGCCCTCGGGGCCTGGGGGCTGAAGGCGCTGTGGGACGAGATGGAGAGCGGCACGATATCGGCCGACGTGTACGACTCCGCGAAGATCGGCGACGCCGAGGCGGACGTGAAGGCGGAGCTGCCCGAGGGCAGTTCGCTGCTCACCGACGGCCAGGAGAAGCAGGGCCCGCCGCTGCCCGAGGGCGCGAAGTGCCGTCACTATCTGGACCTCGACGAGGACATCGTCTACCGGTTCTGCTTCCGCGACGGGAAGCTGGTCGCGAAGGAGAGCTTCAAGGACAAGCTCTGA
- a CDS encoding GNAT family N-acetyltransferase, translated as MISDRVTAHRMIRTVLPAEAETVAALHARARATYYPDGLPDDGTDWSAAWRGAIERPDGHVLCLVEGGRIVGLASFRRPEGGPADTVKLFQFHVDPDHWGRGLGTALHAACVEEWRADGMRTAVLDVHVDNRRAQSFYAGRGWQPDPENPPAEGDHHLYLRFSVTGDAPDRE; from the coding sequence ATGATCAGTGACCGAGTGACCGCACACCGGATGATCCGTACCGTGCTGCCCGCGGAGGCGGAGACGGTCGCCGCCCTGCACGCGCGCGCCAGGGCGACCTACTACCCGGACGGGCTCCCCGACGACGGCACCGACTGGTCCGCCGCCTGGCGCGGCGCCATCGAGCGGCCCGACGGGCATGTGCTGTGTCTGGTGGAGGGCGGCCGGATCGTCGGCCTCGCGTCCTTCCGGCGGCCCGAGGGCGGCCCCGCCGACACGGTCAAGCTGTTCCAGTTCCACGTGGACCCCGACCACTGGGGCCGCGGCCTCGGTACGGCCCTGCACGCGGCCTGCGTCGAGGAGTGGCGGGCCGACGGCATGCGCACGGCCGTGCTCGACGTCCACGTGGACAACCGGCGGGCGCAGAGCTTCTACGCCGGCCGGGGCTGGCAGCCGGACCCGGAGAACCCGCCCGCCGAGGGGGACCACCACCTGTACCTGCGTTTCTCCGTGACGGGAGACGCACCCGACCGGGAATGA